The following proteins come from a genomic window of Polyangiaceae bacterium:
- a CDS encoding VWA domain-containing protein, whose product MGHGMYSYQAHVAMTQKRASASQAELFTQRQCHDLMNPFGVKLRESRDSESHPHSLAVIFALDVSGSMGEIPAKLATDTLPVFMKALLDAKVTDPQVMFMGVGCARGDRAPLQVGQFESTESLMDQWLTWLYLEGGGGGGNESYELAMYFAARHTETDCVKKRGRRGYLFITGDEPPNPAVSRTQVKQLIGDELDADIPIAQIIEETQRSYEPFYLIPDPGRARAVERAWRDLLGDRVIVMEQPDHTSYVAAGLVSLLEGSSASLGELMQRFAEAGLAPEVGAAVARALTPFAASIVRDGAAEPPLGSAALPGGTGPSGYQR is encoded by the coding sequence ATGGGACACGGCATGTACAGCTACCAGGCCCACGTCGCGATGACTCAGAAGCGCGCGAGCGCCAGCCAAGCGGAGCTGTTCACGCAGCGGCAGTGCCACGATCTGATGAACCCCTTCGGCGTGAAGCTGCGGGAGAGCCGTGACTCGGAGTCTCACCCGCATTCCCTGGCGGTGATCTTCGCGTTGGACGTGAGCGGTTCCATGGGAGAGATCCCCGCCAAGCTCGCGACCGACACGCTCCCCGTGTTCATGAAGGCGCTGCTCGACGCCAAGGTCACCGATCCACAGGTGATGTTCATGGGCGTCGGTTGTGCGCGGGGAGATCGCGCTCCATTGCAGGTCGGACAGTTCGAATCGACCGAGAGCCTGATGGACCAGTGGCTGACCTGGCTGTACCTGGAAGGCGGCGGCGGCGGGGGCAACGAGAGCTACGAGCTGGCCATGTACTTCGCGGCGCGCCACACGGAGACGGACTGCGTGAAGAAGCGCGGGCGCCGCGGCTATTTGTTCATCACCGGGGACGAGCCGCCGAACCCCGCGGTTTCCCGCACGCAGGTGAAACAGCTGATCGGAGACGAGCTGGACGCCGACATTCCCATTGCGCAGATCATCGAGGAGACTCAGCGCTCCTATGAACCGTTCTATCTGATCCCGGATCCGGGACGCGCACGCGCCGTGGAGCGGGCCTGGCGGGATCTGCTGGGAGATCGCGTGATCGTGATGGAGCAGCCGGATCACACCAGCTACGTCGCCGCCGGCCTCGTTTCCTTGCTGGAAGGTTCCTCGGCCTCGCTCGGCGAGCTGATGCAGCGCTTCGCCGAAGCCGGGCTGGCGCCCGAGGTGGGCGCTGCGGTGGCGCGCGCGCTGACGCCGTTCGCCGCCAGCATCGTGCGGGATGGCGCGGCCGAGCCGCCCCTCGGAAGCGCAGCCTTGCCGGGAGGCACCGGGCCGAGCGGCTACCAGCGGTGA